Below is a window of Humulus lupulus chromosome 2, drHumLupu1.1, whole genome shotgun sequence DNA.
tcctccttggggtctcctaggaccattccccttaactctcctagaatgcaccttcctattttttgggtataacattaactttaacaaaatattctaaatatttaacaaaatatacctttaaaacaaattaaaaatatatatttatcaattatattaatataaattcaaatattataaaatatcattattataataatatttaatatatataataattatattaatataaattcaaatttaaattcaaacgttatcaaatatcattattataataatatataatatcagaCTAGATATttgataaatatattaatataaaaaaaaaattatcaggAAAGGAATTTCTGAACAAAGCCAATACAAAAACAAGCCAAGTCTGGCCCAAAATACAAACCAGTAATTACATTAAGCCAATTCTAAAAATAAATCCCCTCTCATCATCTGTCATTTTTCTCTGTGTACAACCAAATAATCTATAATGAATCTCTCTTTTAATCTTTTCAACTGTATGATTCACACTATAAGTGTAATTTTCATATATACAAGTGTTTCTATTGATCCAAATGTGATAAGTTGCAGCTGCAAAAACTGCTGCCAAAATCTCAGTTTTCACCCCTTTCTTGAAGCCTTCAATCCAACGCAGCCAATCCTCATATTTAAGAGGCCAAATACACCCAGTCCAGCTTTGCAGAAGCTGAACCACACGCTTCGAATAAGTACAACAAATGACTGTGATCCTCCTCAGTCATCTCACAAACAGAGCAAAGAGAATTTTCAACAGGGATCTGGCATCTTAGCAGGTGATCTCTAGTAAGTAAAGAGGAATTTACAGCCTGCCATAACACAAAACAATGTTTTGGAATACTCAATCTATTCCACACAAATTTTTGATAGGTCACTTTATTCCCTTCAAGCAAGCAATTATACAATCTGCCTGTAGAGAATTTCCCAAGAGCTCTAGCAAACTCAATATCTTCCTTAGAAAACAATTGACGAATATGGCATAACGTTCGCCAGTACCAGCTTGTGTCCGGCTTAAGTTGATGCCCCCAAAAATCAGAGTCTTTTAAGTAAATGTGATTCACCCATTTGACCCAAAGAGACTCTTGATTTGAGGTTAAAGCCCAAACATACTTAGCAATTAAAGCCTTGTTCCATTTTGAACCTTCTCTGAAGCCAAGTCCTCCATACTCTTTAGGAAGACAGATCTTTTCCCAAGAAACTAGGTGAAATTTGCTTCTAGATCCATTATTACCCCAAATAAACCACATACAAAGCTTATCTATTTCTTTAATAATACTTTGAGGTAATAAAAAAACTCCCATCCAATAGTTTCTCAACCCCAAAAGAACAGAGTTAATGAGTTGGGATTTACCTGCATAAGAGAGATGCCTGCTAGCCCAAGTGTGAAGTCTCAGCTTTATTTTTTTCAGGATGACACCACAATCTTCAGCCTTCCATTTGGTTGGTCGCATAGGGACCCCCAAATACTTGAGAGGAAAACTCCCTTCCTCAAACTTGACAATCCTCATTAATTCTTGTTTTTCCAGCTGGGAAACACCACCAAAAAAAACCTGTGATTTGCTTTTGTTAGCAGAAAGTCCTGTACTTTGGCAGAACTCATCAAAGACTGTAGCCACTACTCGAACCGAGTTGATGTTGGCCTTGCAAAAGATGATAAGGTCATCAGCAAAGCATAAGTTGATGAGCTTAAGATCTTTACACAAAGGGTGATACCTGAAAGAATTATCCTGGGCACCAAACTGAAGTAATCGAGTGAGGTATTCCATTACAAGCACGAACAACAAAGGAGAAACAGAGTCTCCTTGTCTCAAGCCTTTAGCTCCTTTAAAACCCCCTTGGAATCTCCCATTTATCATGAGAGAATATTTTGTACCTCTAAGGCAGACCATGATCCAATTGATAAAACGGGAAGGAAAACAGTAAGCGATAAGGAGATTCTCTAAAAACAGCCAGTCAACTGTATCATACGCTTTACTCAAATCAATTTTCAAGGCACATCTGGGGGACACAGCTTTTCTGCTATAATTCTTAACCAGGTCTTGCAGAATCATAATGTTGTGAGCAAGGGACCTTTGTTTAATGAAGACCCCTTGGTTTTGATTGATGAGAAaaggaagaacctcagcaagtctGCTATAGATCAACTTCGAGATACACTTGTGCAGTGTATTGCAACAAGCAATTGGACGATAATCCACTGCTCGCGTTGGTACATCCGTCTTTGGAACTAAAGCTATAGTGGTGTCATTTAGCTCATCTGAAATGTACCCTATTTCAAAGAACTCAAGAACTGCAATAGTAATTCGTCCCCAATCTCTTTCCACATAGCTTTGTAAAATTCTGAGCCATAGCCATCCGGGCCTGGACTTTTAGTTCCAGGAATGCTGAACTAAGCTTTTCGCACATCTTCCTTGCTAAAAGACTTAACCAATCTCAACTGCCTATCAAGATCAAGTCGAGGCCCCATACTAATACACTGGGAGTTGAGAGGCTTAGTAACCGAACTAGGACTGCCCATGATGCTCTGAAAGTGGCTGATAAAGTGCTGAACAACCTCTGAATAATCTTCTATTTTCTGTCCAGTCTCATTGACAAAAGAAACTATACGGTTTTCCTCTCTTCTTTTTTTAATAGTGGCATGAAAGTAGGCATTGTTATCATCTCCTTTTTGCAACCAAGTAACTTTGCTACGTTGAATCAAAAAACTTCTGTATTGTTTGGCTTGAAAAGCATACCTATCGGCGACTTCCTTTTCGGCTTCTTGTAAAGAGTAGTCAGCTGGATTAGATTGAGCCACCAGCTGAGCTTTTTGAAAATCACCTTTAGCAATATGGTAGTTTTGCTCAACATTCCCAATCTCATGTCTGTTGAATCTTTTCAGTTCATGTTTGAGTctcaaaagtttcttcataatcctgTTTAAACCAGTCCCATGTATAGCTCCTCCCCAACTCTACAAAACAGTTTCCTCAAATTTGCTATGGTGAGTCCACATATTGAAAAACCTAAAAGGTTTCCTTCCTAGATTTCCCAGCTGATGAGACTTCACAAGGCAAAAGCAGTGATCCGAGATCACCTCCCATTGGAAATCAGCTTCAGTGTTAGGAAAGGAATCGATCCAGTCCTCATTGACGAAGACATGATCGATTTTAGAATAAACTCGATCACCTCCATCTTGATTATTAGACCAAGTATATTTGGATCTTGAACTCTTAAGAGGAGCAATCCAACTTTGAGCTAGCTAAGCAGTTGAGTCCAGCAGCTCCAAGTTAGTGactgacccccccccccccccccccccccctatcaTCATAGTTGAAACAAGCATTAAAATCCCCTAAAACAATCCAAGGCTTAACTGGAAAATTTACACCAGCAAGCCCATTCCATAAGCCAGCCCTTTCCTCTATGGTATTAAAACCATACACAAATGTTACACAGAAAACAGAATTCAATCCTACCATGTTCACCTGACAATGAACAAATTGTTGATTCTCAGCAAGGATATGGACCTTCACAAAGTCCTTCCTCCAAAGAACCAATAAGCCCTTCTGTGATTAAACTATTATGAAAGTCCCAACCACAACAAAATCTCTCCACCATTTCCCCTACTTTCTCCCCTTTCAATTTATTTTCTAAAATGGCAGCAATTCCCACCTTATTCAATCTTAAGAGATTCATCAAGCTTTCTTGTTTATCTCTTTTATTTAGACCCCGAATGTTCTAGCTAATTAGGTTGCAGTAGTCCATGATCAAGTTGCTGAGGAAGTGTATCCACTATCACATCTTGTATCTGTTTTTGTAACACAGTAAACACATTTTGAGTCTCAGTTGAATCAGTATCTATACTCTTCCTTTTAATCATAGAATTCCCAACTTTCTTAGGCTTTTCCCATTGCTCTGCTTCCCCTAGTTTTGGTGTTTGGACAATAATTTCTCTCTTTTCCTCTATTACAGTGTGCTCTGTACTAGTTACTTTAGGAACCTCATCTGGTTTCTTCTTCACCCAAGTCTTAGGAACCTCCTTCTTACAATCAGCCATAGTATGCCCATAACCTTTGCAATTTTTGCATTTCACCGGTAACTATTCATATTCAACAAATTGATCTTGCAATTGACCATGTTCATTGAGATACTGAATCATATGAGGAGGATCATCAGTAATGTTCATTTCAACCAGAACTCTAGCAAATTTTACCATGGATCTTTCCTTAGTAATTTTATCAACCATAATTGGTTTGCCGATGGTACTAACAAGCGCACTCAAACACTTTTGGCCCCAATATTGCAAACCCAGATTAGGTAGACAGATCCAAAGAGGGACTGAGCTAACTAACCTTATTGCATCCAAGTCTGGAGACCATGGCCGCACTATAACTGGTTTTCGATCAAATTGCACCACACCTGTTTCCAATACCAGATCACGAGTAGCTTCATCATTGAATTTGACTATTGTTAGCCCCATACTCATTCGAACAACTCTTTCAATTCCCAGATGGCCCCAAAATGCGTTTGACAAAGCCTTCAAAAACTGAGATAGGTGGATTAGCACCTAGAACCATACAGATAACAGTCGTATTCCAATTTTGAGTATGCTCAGCAACTTCATCAATATCCATTTGAGCTATTTTCTTGCCTTCTTTAACAATCGGCTCCGCATAGTGAAGCTTCGCATCCGTACTAACCTAATTCAGTTTCGCCCAATGTTTATGAGCAGAAGTTTGGAAATCCTCCTGTTCCGTCTCATTTTCCCAATTAGAACGTAATCCCTCGCCCTCGGTTAAACGCTGGATCATCGAATCATGAATCAAATCATTCGACTTCAATGCCTCAGCAATGATTTGAGGTTCTGTTGTTGGGCAGATCTACTCCCTTTGTTCAATTCCTGCATCAATAATCTCAGCACAGATCTGTTTAGTTGCAATCTGGTTTGAAGGGGGCTCATCATCTCGAAGACGAACTGGCTTTCGAGTCACCCTCTTTTTCTTCATCGCGAGAGAGAAgaaaaatttaaatgttataaaatatatattttttttcaagaagAAGAATTGAACTTCATTAATCAACCAGACAAAATATACAAACCAACCAAACTAAACAAACAGAGGCTATAAACTCAGCCAACCCCGTCTAATACAAGAGATATCCTTACCTAAAATACAATCTCAAGCAACTACAAACCAGCCCACCCAACTAATTACATTGTTATTTTAGCTAAAAATCTTTGTTCCTGTGTAGACAACTTCTTATTTTTTACAATGTAAAGTCTGTGTTGTATTGTAGATTTTATCTCAGTTGCAATACCAACAGCAGTCCTAGAATAATTGTCAAAAACACATCTATTACGATTCCTCCATATGCTATATACCACAGCTGCCAAAATCATGTTTGTGATATAAAATAGAATGCCATGATTTCTGCTAGAAAGCCAGATCCTCCAGCTACCAAACTCAGTAGGCTAGGCACTAAAAGCCATCCAATCAAATATAAGGTCCATAATCTGTTTGGAAAGAATACAAGCAAAGAAAAGATGGGAATGACTTTCAGCATATCTACCACAAACAGGGCACATAAGGGAATCAAGTGGCACACTGAATCGGAGCATATTGTCACGAGTAAGCAGCTGAGAGTTAACTACTTGCCATAACAGAAATCTGTGCTTAGGAATAGACAATCTACACCATACAGCTCGATGATAACCAACTTGTTGTTGGCTAAGAGTACTATTGTATAGTTTTGATGATTGAAACTTTCCAGATATACCAGCAGTTTTAATATCATCACAGCCGAATTTACCTCTCAATTTACATAATTTCCTCCGATACCAGCTAGTATCCGGAGGCAACTTATAAGAGTAGAAGTTTGAGCCTTTCAAATGGATTGAGTTTATCCATTTAACCCACAGCATATCATGCTTCTCAGAGATAGCCCATATATACTTAGCTAAGATGACATAGTTCCAAACCAAACTATTTATGAACCCAAGACCACCATATGCTTTTGGAAGACAAACCTTCGCCCAAGAAGCCATATGTATATTGCTCCTACTGCCATTGACTCCCCATATGTAtcttatgttataaaatattatatgataataatatataattatattttttattaattctattaatataaatttaaatattataaaatattattattataataatattcaagactatatatttaatacttatgttgatataaatttaaatattataaaatatcgttataataatatataatacaatatttaaaaaattatcatttatgtttaaaaatgttattatattatatatatatattttttaaaaaatcataaacaatgattttgtttaatttttcataaaatatgtttatttatttgaaatttatataacaatgatacaaatttaataaaaataattaataaattctataaataaaagtaAGCAAACATACTTGACAAAGAGACGATTTGTTGTTAAATCAATACGATATATGAGTTCTAATTATGTCTAAGTTGGCAAAACACGACCAATTTAACATAAATATATTgctaattaaatataaaatattttaaaaagttcTTGAATAATTGACTACATTTATTTggccaattgttattaaattcttccatttatttttaatttttatttttaaaaagagtAGCCTTCGCATGCTAAAATTTGAGATAATTAAGAGTAATTTATCATTAGTTGAGgttatataaacattaaatacaAGCAATATACAAtgcaattttatttatatttttattaaatttgtattattatcatataaattttaaataaataaacaatattatataaaaaaaaaaagtgaaccaAAACATTGCTTATGatttcttttaaatatatatataatatgataattttttaaaatataaatgataatttttgtaataaaaattaagattacgCATTATATATTGTTGTTATAATGAtagtttataatatttaaatttatattaatatatgtattaaatatttagtataAGATAAATCTATATTCAAAGTTATATTCATAATAATATAAAGGATGGACGAACCAAAATGAGGCATTTAAAATATCAGAAATCAAATTCGAAAGATTTAAAGGTcagataataaattttaaacatcAAGTGCATGTTTATTTAACTCAAAATATAACGTGGTGAACTTTTAAAAGAGACATTCTTGTTACAAATATGTCGTCGTTTATGAATAGTTAGACACGTGGTAGATAAAAAAATCCATTGCCTTTTATGTCTAAAATCATGTGGTTAGTCTCAGCAAGGGACGACATTTATCTTATTATATATACAATTCTGGTAagtaaacatataaaaaaaattacatttctaattataaattaaaataggaaACATTGAAACAAACAATATTGCAACGATAATACCTGTACGTTTTACTAAAGAATCTTGAACGCCCCGAACAGTTATTTTGGTTCTAGCCACCAGCAATTACGCGGAGAGTCGTGAGATCAATAACTGACAAAAATTGATATATTCACGACGGTATAATGAAGAAACGGCACACCACAAAACTATCTCAGTTCCGATCACCGTGGTTGTTTACTTCCCACGATGTTCGTTCTGCCAGTGATATTAGTAAAAGTCTCTCCGGTAATTTTCTCAGAAGAGACTCAAAATTACCAACTTCCTATTGTTTAACGAATCGGAATTCAGATTAAGAGAATGAAAAGATGAAGACAAGCTGGTCTTGAAAATTGAAAGGGAGAAAAAGCCTTGTTACTTTCCACTGGAATTTACATTCTTATGGAAAGGCCAGAGATTTACCAGTCGCTCGAGGACTGCCGCACTCTTTGAAAAGTAGCCAGAGAAGCCGGCTGGGGTTGATGGTGGTGGAAAGTCTTCAGCTGGCATTGCAAATGGACGAATCATTTTCTCCATTGTCTCTAATGTCAGATATGATCCCACCTCTTGCAGCCTCTCTGGACCCATTATTGGTAGTGTGTGTTCTTGATGCAATGAAGCAGCTTCACTGTCGTTTTTCTAAATTAATTGGAACCAAAAAATAAAACACTTTCATTAAACTGATAATAACAAATTAGAAAAGTTGGACAAGGTTGGTTGCTCAGTTCCAACTGATTACCTCCAAGGGGGATAAATCTGCGCCTCGGCTAAAAGTCATCTCAATACGGTACCTTTTTGGGTCTTCTAAAGCTACCTGCCGTTTCAATTTCACAAACACATAACTGCACTCAACTTAATGATAGTAATATCTCACCAAGAAACAAATATGGTTCTGACTTGTTAGTTCAACAATGCCAGCAGTAATTTGTCATTTAGAAGGCACTTACGAGAGGAAAGGAATATGCTCAGAGTTGTGGAAAATTACATGTCACTTTTAGTTTTAAAATCTATTATCACGCTGTATCAtcaaattttgatttttatgATCAAGCTTGTTACATAAGCAAATTTTTGTTAAAAGAAGTTGCTGGATTCAGGTTGATCTATATACAGATCTTATTTGCTCGGTAAAATAATATAAAGATAAATGTTAGCAACAGTAATTAGTTGCTAATCCTGTCAGACAGTTCTTATAGTTACAGTTAGCTTAAAGAATGGTATACTCGGTCCAGGTTCAAGCTTCTGTGGATGTATCTTAAAAGAAAAAGATATACTAGGCAATCGTTAACAATAACCTCAAAAATACATACCTCCGTGTTCTCAAACATCCTCAGCACGATGTAACTCATGTAGTCAAGCTCCTTAGTTTTATGTAAGCGTTCCAAAGCACTGTGACAAA
It encodes the following:
- the LOC133814406 gene encoding uncharacterized protein LOC133814406, coding for MNLLRLNKVGIAAILENKLKGEKVGEMVERFCCGWDFHNSLITEGLIGSLEEGLCEEERAGLWNGLAGVNFPVKPWILAQSWIAPLKSSRSKYTWSNNQDGGDRVYSKIDHVFVNEDWIDSFPNTEADFQWEVISDHCFCLVKSHQLGNLGRKPFRFFNMWTHHSKFEETVL